A part of Neoarius graeffei isolate fNeoGra1 chromosome 8, fNeoGra1.pri, whole genome shotgun sequence genomic DNA contains:
- the gtse1 gene encoding G2 and S phase-expressed protein 1, with protein MMASLADDDFCSVAEEKFDFEVSLSPASSEGDDVEDEVFLGSVTHKERCVSHGVETHTKESLSSGPSLGEEPSWSPLLEENFEEICKEAHVLVSHLERTLSEPVGKDLTAASSVPEDAEKFEVDTSAKLGMFKPADSLSPIKRETFCVQDSPMNQLPPTFQKRLQKSSGISGGKTRLGTSSPVRISDARPKMASRGKSLVPSGRVLPNKPTATGNSRLSSGSRPALHSKNRLPPPSKSCFGLKRSPGRRSINKTGSAEDLLSDTPSVASDVSDSSFNTSLPVKRCLPAPSKTELRGGAHLHKVPTLPKGRGVDRSRNTSSSSSSVSSMNSSLSVSPTGKLNSSLNTSVSSIGGSRLPSSSSRLPSSSSRLPGSNRKSGLVSKSLEYSGRRTSFSTQGRKGSEPVPRPVKPTPIRRSGTGLSVQYHTPAKGTMARTTSVPSISTLAAKPGSTVKVNSNLKAFMAQTPTNTLKGVRRSEVTSSPDVPQIMKPKRLMSDCSVDSVPQRLALPALHGLQTPSSATEKPSQSRLRRPSALPTPVNRRVSCIPMLTPKSVPRFNKSSHTPEPPASSSEISHASPEHQQVVEQAVPKEDSPDSAEFQPCSLAFSLEDDCDGPTTCEPAAVKSSQQSPHDLEPHLPNPECPSLSKSEEILHNPPKAETQEVLLVDAPAPTLKPEEKVLIDLSNTPDLIKPIPTKAFSGQLIDLSSPLIKWSPEEKKENPVFEAPPLINLSF; from the exons ATGATGGCTTCATTAGCTGATGATG ATTTTTGCTCAGTGGCTGAAGAGAAGTTTGATTTTGAAGTTTCACTGTCCCCAGCaag tTCTGAAGGAGATGATGTTGAGGATGAAGTCTTCTTGGGTTCTGTCACACATAAGGAGAGATGTGTTTCCCATGGTGTAGAGACCCACACGAAAGAGAGCTTGAGCAGTGGGCCGTCCTTGGGTGAGGAGCCCAGCTGGAGTCCGCTGCTTGAGGAGAACTTTGAGGAAATTTGCAAAGAAGCTCATGTTTTAGTCAGCCACCTTGAGAGAACTCTTTCTGAGCCTGTTGGAAAAGACCTTACAGCTGCTTCCAGTGTGCCTGAAGATGCGGAAAAGTTTGAGGTGGACACGTCGGCCAAACTGGGCATGTTCAAGCCAGCTGATTCACTTAGCCCTATTAAGAGAGAAACTTTTTGTGTTCAGGACAGCCCCATGAACCAGCTTCCACCCACCTTCCAGAAACGACTGCAGAAGTCTAGCGGTATATCTGGAGGCAAAACACGTCTCGGCACCTCCAGCCCTGTGAGAATTAGTGATGCTCGCCCTAAAATGGCCTCAAGAGGGAAAAGCCTTGTGCCCAGTGGCAGAGTACTACCTAACAAACCCACAGCCACAGGGAACTCTCGATTGTCATCTGGCAGTCGACCAGCACTTCATAGCAAAAATCGGCTTCCTCCACCCAGCAAA AGTTGTTTTGGCCTGAAGCGGAGTCCTGGTCGTAGAAGCATCAATAAAACAGGCTCTGCTGAAGATCTGCTCTCTGATACACCTAGTGTAGCCTCTGATGTGAGTGATTCTTCCTTCAACACGAGCCTGCCGGTAAAGAGATGCCTTCCAGCACCTAGCAAG ACTGAATTAAGAGGTGGTGCTCATCTTCACAAAGTGCCTACACTACCTAAAGGGAGAGGGGTGGACCGAAGCCGGAAtacttcttcctcctcttcttctgtgTCTAGTATGAACTCaagcctgtctgtctctccaacTG GCAAACTGAATTCCTCTCTGAACACCAGCGTGAGTAGTATCGGTGGCAGCAGGCTTCCCAGTTCCAGCAGCAGGCTTCCCAGTTCCAGCAGCAGGCTTCCCGGTTCCAACCGCAAGTCAGGACTCGTCAGCAAATCTCTGGAATATTCTGGTAGAAGAACATCCTTCTCCACACAGGGAAGAAAAGGATCTGAGCCTGTTCCTAGACCAGTCAAGCCCACACCTATTCGGAGATCAGGGACTGGACTTTCTGTTCAGTACCACACACCAGCTAAGGGGACTATGGCGAGGACGACCTCTGTGCCCAGTATATCTACACTTGCTGCTAAGCCTGGGAGCACTGTTAAGGTGAACTCCAACTTGAAAGCTTTCATGGCACAGACTCCAACAAACACGCTGAAAGGAGTGCGAAGATCTGAAG TTACATCATCGCCTGACGTTCCTCAAATTATGAAACCAAAAAGACTGATGTCAGATTGCAGTGTGGACAG TGTTCCACAGAGACTCGCTCTTCCTGCACTTCATGGCCTCCAGACACCTTCAAGCGCAACTGAGAAGCCATCGCAGTCTAGATTGCGACGCCCGTCTGCCCTGCCTACACCTGTGAACCGCCGTGTATCTTGCATCCCCATGCTGACACCCAAAAGTGTGCCTCGGTTCAACAAATCGTCCCACACCCCTGAGCCACCAGCTTCCAGCTCAGAGATTAGTCATGCTAG CCCAGAGCACCAGCAAGTAGTTGAGCAGGCAGTGCCCAAGGAGGACTCCCCTGACTCGGCCGAGTTTCAGCCCTGCTCCCTGGCCTTTAGTTTGGAGGATGACTGTGATGGGCCCACTACTTGTGAGCCTGCAGCAGTGAAGTCTTCCCAACAATCCCCACATGATCTGGAGCCTCATCTGCCCAACCCAGAATGTCCGTCGCTTTCAAAGTCTGAGGAAATTCTGCACAATCCTCCGAAGGCAGAAACACAGGAG GTGCTGCTGGTGGATGCACCTGCTCCTACTTTGAAGCCTGAAGAGAAAGTACTCATCGACCTTTCCAACACCCCTGACCTGATCAAACCCATTCCCACTAAGGCTTTTAGTGGACAG CTGATTGATTTGAGCTCCCCTCTTATAAAATGGAGTCCAGAAGAAAAGAAGGAAAACCCTGTGTTTGAGGCTCCTCCACTCATTAACTTGTCCTTCTGA